The sequence below is a genomic window from Mytilus edulis chromosome 2, xbMytEdul2.2, whole genome shotgun sequence.
TTGGTATTGCTTtaatttgtttcataaaaaagaatggccaacctAGATCCAAGGATCCTGTCTTAGGGAGGGATGAATCTAACTTAGtaaaagaatcactctgattcaaacaaaaaattctctgaaactgacataacATGTAgtttttgttattctttttacAGATATTTGTATCTTAGACTTACCATGCGAAATGAGTAGAATGGAATAGATAACTGAATCTTTGGAATTTCCTTTGTGAATATGccaagaaaaagaccaacagagaCATCTTGGGATAGGTATGTATACTACCATAAATACTTTAGTTATCTCATTTGGGTTGAAGTTTAATTTTCATGTCAGATATCTTAGAATCTAAACTTTCTAAAGTTGAAGTTTATATCTAAATAATAAGTAGGATTGGATTAACTTCTCTGGGTTCTCACTTAGGCGAGACCATGAGTCCTGGACTCCTCATTTCAAAGATTTCTGAGTGCAAAGGTGCTTCAAGATTGTAAAATGTTGTATCAAATGAGCACATATATGTCATCATTTAataacaaaattttcaaataatctAAATTTGGTTTAATTTATATGCCCTATTCTGTCATTGGAGACTGAAATAATAAATACACAACATTTGTACAACAATAAAATTTCATCTTTACACTGTTGAActcaccatggccaaaaatgactAGACTTACCTTCAAAAATCCTTAGTGAGAACTTTTGTTTATAGTAAAAATGAACATCATAAGATTAATGCAAATGTTTATCCTAattaggcctaaaataaaatattgtttgtttccccaatcccgaccgacccGGAAAAATTGCCACGACCGGAATAATTTTATTGCCGATTTtgtgtagaatttttttttttatcgaaattcATGTGGTGGTGCGGTGCTCCTatgaaatggaaaaatcaaaacataagACATAAGAAGGAGACGCTGTTCTTCAGAGCGCCTTTGAAATCAGCATTGTTGAAAACGCCTTGATGACGCGACTTGGCTTTCTTCTTCCACGTGGTCTCGGGTCTTTACGATATTCAGAACAATATTCTCTAGACTGTTCATATATTTACATGGACGCCGTTCTGTCAGTTTTTGTTGCCGTTTATTCGGCTGGAAACTTTAAGGAAAGACTTGGTAACAAATGAATTGCGCAAATTTTCGAAGGAAATGTTCGAAGACATATGTGAGGACGTGATAGCCGATTTAAAATTGACTGAAGAGGAGGAGGATGCTCGTGACAAAAAACACATCCGCGTATCTAAAAAAGTGGTTCTACAGAAATATTTAGTCCACACTACGATGATGACATGAAACTGGCACTAGACTTTAATAAAGactttttgtttatgtaatttatacatgtttctcgtttctcgtttttttttaatatagattagacagttggttttcccctttgaatggttttacacatgtaattttgggccctttattgaaCAATTcatcattcgtttgatgtgtttggacttttgattttgccttttgtttttggattttcctttttgaattttcctcggagttcagtatttttgtgtttttactttttatacaagcctttatatatatagcttgctaggtgtgagccaaggctccgtgttgaaggctgtatcttgacctataattgtttacctttataaattgttatttggatagagagtggcctcattggcactcataccacatcttcctatacatatttaagtttttgaaattttgcattGACATTAATATTGATGGGACCTCTAAAGAAAAAGAAGCCTGAGTCCTCCTCAAATGTTGTCAACACCTTTGACAAAATGATGGGAGCCAGTCAAGCTGTCAACAAACTTTCTAAGGGAAAAGAAGAAGCTATTAACAAGTTAACAGGTATGCATAATAAGTGACCGTCCCAACATCTATTTCTTGCAAGCAAAGGTAGACTTTTTTAGGATAAGGAGAGTCTCCCCACCTTTGTTTGCATTCTTTTTCTTGCAAATTTTCAAACCCTTTAACTAAATTCCCTAATGGTTTCCTTATGCTCTTACTAATTTAACCTGAGGCCTgaaagcaattgatttaaattaatCATTTGGTCCCTAATAAAAGCAGATCACTCCACACTAGTCTTGTTAAAGCAGATAGCCCATGCATACTTCTCTAACTAGAAGGCTGCCACAATGGTAACTGTTTGAGACTCCAGAGCATTTGACAGACTGCTAACCAAGTATGACTACTGTTGTTGATATGTTATCACACCAAAGGTTTGCTTTTATAGTATTCACAAAAGATTTTCttatcatttttaatatataataacatgGTCTTGCATAGCATGATTTTGTTACCCAACATTGAATGAAATTTCCACATCTAACATACACTCTCAGTTGATTATATTTTATATGCATGTTCCATTGAGTTATTCAGTGTTTGATATGGGTTCAATGTTCAAATCCTTTTTCAGTGGAAAATTGCATACTTCAATGAATGGTATAAACTTCATTCTACTAGTACACTCTGACGTTGAACTTGGACAGATTTCTGACAGattatactttttaatataataaaCAGAAGGCTCAGTATTTTAGACATTTTCTTCATTGAAAATTCCCAATATATATTGATACAAAGTACTctaggatattattttttttatttattgaagatCTCTGTTGTTCTTTATTTCAGGTGATGCTGTTGAAGGCGTGTTGAATGTGCACCTACAGATAGACTGTGACGAACACATGTTGAATTCATGTATTATGACTACTGTGGCACAGCCCGATATATGTGCCTTCTGTGCAGCTGTGGGGGCAACAAAGACTGTGTCATTATTGGAAAATTACCACCCAAAAGAAACccaattaaataaattatttcaaattatacatagagttttattaaataaatctGACATGAGGAAACTGATAGCTTAATACACCCTAGAATTTAAAATACAGCCCTATAATGATGGTTTGTAATTTCCTATTtacaagtacaaaaaaaaaaaataccaaaaaaataaaataatttacctacctacctaccctctCCTGACTTGATAGGGTCGGgtttggggaaacaaacaattatttatttttggccTTACATGTAagtccaaaaaaataatttattttactcTGTCAAATCCctgaatgtaaaatattttgtttttaaaatgtaaaaaagtatgTGGGTTTTTTCATGGACATGATGGAtggatgaattaaaaaaaaaatcaagtaaataccaaaatatattgtttgttaGTGATGTGAAATCATGTTCCATatatgtgtttgaaataaaatttaaacagagAGTGCAAGCATGAAAAGGACTTACAGTGATTTTCCTGGTGTTTAGGGGAAGGGTCCTGGGGCCCATGcaattgggaaaaaaattatgGTTTGGGAAAAATATGATTGGTCTTTACGACGGCGGGCACAACGGCTTAAGCCGTGTGCGCCTCGCTAGGGGGGTTTGGGGGCATGCCCCcccaagaaaattttgaaaattaggtgcaaaatcctgcattctgagaAGGATTAACTGCATGAATTGCCTACAAAATAAGCTATCTTTTTAAGGAAAAggattaaaaataaaagttgaatgtGTCTGAGGACACATTTGCATGCACTCAAGCTTTGTAACTTTACTCTTGAAAGATAAAATTCAACCTATCCCTTCTGATTCTATTTATAATGATGAGAATCTATAGAAATTCTAAAAAGACACATTTGAAATCTGaagcatttattttttagttttatttaaaattccaAGTTTTccttcatgtttatttttaaacatgtcaACTAGTTGTTCCAGTTCTGTATCTGAGAGTCGGTCTTTTCCTTCTTTCACTTGTTACATCAGAAGGAAGTAGAAACGACTTTTTGAATCCAAAAGCTTCCAGCTTCTGGCATTTACTACCGTCCGCCGCCTTTAGCTTCTTTGTGTAATATTTGGAATTATGAGACATGATCTacgttcattttgtttacattatgtctcattttttagctcacctggcccgaagggccaagtgagcttttctcatcacttggcgtccggcgtccgtcgtccggcgtccggcgtccgtcgtccgtcgtcgtcgtcgtcgtcgtccgtcgtcgttaacttttacaaaaatcttctcctctgaaactactgggccaaatcaaaccaaacttaaccacaatcatcattggggtatctagtttaaaaaatgtgtggcgtgacccggtcaaccaaccaagatggccgccacggctaaaaatagaacataggggtaaaatgcagtttttggcttataactcaaaaaccaaagcatttagaacaaatctgacaaggggtaaaaatgtttatcaggtcaagatctatctgccctgaaattttcagatgaatcggtcaatcggttgttgggttgctgcccctgaattggtaattttgaggaaattttgctgtttttatacgaccgcaaaatttgaaaaatttttcgtcgtatattgctatcacgttggcgtcggcgtcgtcgtcgtcgtcgtcgtcgtccggcgtccgaatacttttagttttcgcactctaactttagtaaaagtgaatggaaatctatgaaattttaacacaaggtttatgaccacaaaaggaaggttggtattgattttgggagttttggtcccaacattttaggaattaggggccaaaaagggcccaaataagcattttcttggttttcgcactataactttagtttaagttaatagaaatctatgaaattttgacacaaggtttatgaccacaaaagaaaggttgggattgattttgggagttttggttccaacagtttaggaataaggggccaaaaaagggcccaaataagcattattctaggttttcgcacaataactttagtttaagtaaatagaaatcaatgaaatttaaacacaatgtttatgaccacaaaaggaaggttggtattgattttgggagttttggtcctaacagtttaggaataaggggcccaaagggtccaaaattgaactttgtgtgatttcatcaaaaattgaataattggggttctttgatatgccgaatctaactatgtatgtagattcttaacttttggtcccgttttcaaattggtctacattaaggtccaaagggtccaaaattaaacttagtttgattttaacaaaaattgaatccttggggttctttgatatgctgaatttaaaaatgtacttagatttttaattattggcctagttttcaagttggtccaaatgggggtctaaaattaaactttgtttgatttcatcaaaaattgaataaatgggttctttgatatgcaaaatctaactgtgtatgtagattcttaatttttggtccagttttcaaattggtctacattaaggtccaaagggtccaaaattaaactaagtttgattttaacaaaaattaaattcttgggcttatttgatatgctttatctaaatatgtactttgatttttgattatgggcccagttttcaagttggtccaaatcaggattccatatgaaatattgtgcaatagcaagaaattttcaattgcacagtattgcacaatagcaagaaatatctaattgcacaatattgtgcaatagcaattaattttcaattggagttatctttctttgtatagaatagtagttgataatatatgttggaaatttgccagacatgactatgatgtcattttctatttttatttgccaataactttatgtaaatgacttcattggaaatttgccaatataaaatgttgctgatgaagctttttttccttatcttatctaaaatgtttttagataatgtatgttggacatttgccagacatgactatgatgtcattttctatttttatttgccaataactttatgtaaataacttcattggaaatttgccaatataaaatgttgctgatgaagttttttttattgttttatacaataaacaatgtatattcacttttactaccaaccaatctttaccattcagtgataacaagcactttattttacattttaatattttatgatgtatttaaaagagtagttattgttgcaaactccattagaaatttgaattgatatcagttttggaaaaagggaaacgggatatgaaaaaaaagggggggggggttaaatttttctcatatcagatttcataaataaaaagaaaatttcttcaaacatttttttgagaggattaatattcaacagcatagtgaattgctcaaaggcaaaaaaaaacttttaagttcattagaccacattcgttctgtgtcagaaacctatgctgtgtcatgatcaactatttaattttagatttaaaaagtttgaagaagaaatctttaattgatttgtaaaatcttgacatttgttttgtgtaaaaaaaaaccatgtaatgtcaaaaatttgatcacaatccaaattcagagctgtatcacgcttgaacgttttgtccatacttgccccaactgttcagggttcgacctctgcggtcgtataaagctgcgccctgcggagcacctggttggttattatcttgaatattattatagatagagataaactgtaaacagcaataatgttcagcaaagtaagatctacaaataagtcaacatgaccaaaatggtcagttgacccgtttaggagttattgccctttatagtaaatttttaaccatttttcgttaattaaagtaatcttttacaaaaatcttctcctctgaaactactgggctaaattaatccaaacttggccacaatcatctttggggtatctagtttaaaaaatgtgtccggtgacccggccaaccatccaagatggccgccatggctaaaaatagaacataggggtaaaatgcagtttttggcttataactcaaaaaccaaagcattttgaggaaatctgacatgggataaaaatgtttatcaggtcaagatctatctgccctgaaattttcagatgaatcggtcaattggttgttgggttgctgcccctgaattggtaattttgaggaaattttgctgtttttggttattatcttgaatattattatagatagagataaactgtaaacagcaataatgttcagcaaagtaagatctacaaataagtcaacatgaccaaaatggtcagttgacccgtttaggagttattgccctttatagtcaatttttaaccatttttcgtaaattaaagtaatcttttacaaaaatcttctctgaaactactgggccaaattaatccaaacttggccacaatcatctttggggtatctagtttaaaaaatgtgtggcgtgacctggtcaaccaaccaagatggccgccaccgctaaaaataaaacataggagtaaaatgcagtttttggcttataactcaaaaaccaaagcattttgaggaaatctgacatgggataaaaatgtttatcaggtcaagatctatctcccctgaaattttcagatgaatcggtcaattggttgttgggttgctgcccctgagttggaaattttgaggaaattttgctgtttttggttattatcttgaatattattatagatagagataaattgtaaacagcaataatgttcagcaaagtaagatctacaaataagtcaacatgaccaaaatggtcagttgacccctttaggagttattgccctttatagtcaatctttaaccatttttcataaatctgagtaatcttttacaaaatctccactgaaactactaggccacaatcatctttggggtatctagtttgaaaaatgtgtatgatgacctggccattcaaccaagatggccgccacggctaaaaatagaatataggggtataatgcagtttttggcttataactatgaaaccaaagcatctagagcaaatctgacaagaagttaaattgttaatcaagtcaatatctatctgccctgaatttttcagatgaattggacaactggttgttgggttgctgccctccaattggtaatttttaaagaaattttgccgtattttggttatcttgaatactattatagatagcaataaactgtaaacagcaataatgttcagcaaagtaagatctacaaataagtcaacatgacctaaatggtcaattgaccccttaaggagttattgccctttatagtcaatttttaacaattttcattaatttggtaaatttatgtaaatttttaccaaatatagttctctgttactaatgggcaaagttcattatagatataattgtaagaagcaaaatcgttcagtaaagtaagaacttcaaacacatcaccatcaccaaaatacaattttgtcatgaatccatttgtgtcctttgtttaatatgcacatagaccaaggtgagcgacacaggctctttagagcctctagtttgctTTGTCATTGAATTATTCATTCGGATGTTTCAAGCGCAAACGTGACCAGAATATCGTAGATTGCAATGCAATCCAAAAAAGATTGCAAACCAATCATCGTCTTAAGTGAACGATAATGATAACTCCCGAAATACCCCGAACGCTCAGAGATTTGTCAACAAAATAATACACGATACGGAGATACGACAATAACAAAATCTCGCGAAGATGTCCATATACGATTGGGAATTTTAGAGCTgaaaattgggaaaaaaagaGCATATTTCTCTTTGGGAATGGGGCTGAAATTCGGCCCCAAAATGAGGGTTGGAAAACCACTGACTTAATAAGTCTGCACCAAAATCTTTTCAAACACTATAACTGTGAAATGTGTGACAGTGATCCAGCTCAAATTTCAGGGTAGAATCATGCTAGTTGACATGGGTACTTTGGTGCAATCCTCCAGATTTTCAGAGCACAGCCATGACAATTGCagagtaaaatgacaaaaataccaaTTTTGATAAATCCCTTCCCAGCTTTCATGCTTAACTTTTGAGTCCTCAAGCCAGAAgctcaattttttgaaaattaagatgGATTCTGTTTGCTTGcagagacaaattttacaagCCCAAAAGCATTTTTACAAGCCAATGCttcctacaatgtatataaaatgtATCTATAAGATGAGCCAATGAGAGGGATTTTTCAGTTTTCAGACAATTACTTAAAAGTGATAAGAGctgttttcatgaaactttaaggaattgtttaaatctattgatGTGAGCTCCTTTTAAATACATAGATATTTTTAGTTTccaaattaaatatttacatgttatagggctttattatttcaaaaaggtAAATTTTCTAGATTCAGAACAATAACTCATAAGTGCTTag
It includes:
- the LOC139512193 gene encoding uncharacterized protein; translated protein: MGPLKKKKPESSSNVVNTFDKMMGASQAVNKLSKGKEEAINKLTGDAVEGVLNVHLQIDCDEHMLNSCIMTTVAQPDICAFCAAVGATKTVSLLENYHPKETQLNKLFQIIHRVLLNKSDMRKLIA